One genomic region from Patescibacteria group bacterium encodes:
- the rplI gene encoding 50S ribosomal protein L9 produces MKIILLKDVSKLGKEGEVKEVAEGYGRNFLLPNNLAVLADAKALAVAEIKMKAKNRREQGEKDRFVAIKNKIANREVKVEGKISQGGKLFAAVKPSEISSALKQQLGAEVGPDFIIIKKPIKEAGEHSVEIKFTPEIFFNIKIRITGTK; encoded by the coding sequence ATGAAAATTATCTTGCTTAAAGACGTTTCCAAGTTAGGTAAGGAGGGGGAAGTAAAAGAAGTGGCGGAGGGTTATGGCAGGAATTTTTTGCTTCCTAATAATCTAGCGGTTTTGGCTGATGCTAAGGCGCTGGCCGTGGCCGAGATAAAAATGAAAGCGAAAAATAGGCGCGAGCAAGGAGAAAAAGACAGATTCGTGGCTATAAAAAATAAAATTGCCAACCGCGAGGTGAAAGTGGAGGGGAAAATCAGCCAGGGCGGAAAACTTTTTGCCGCCGTAAAACCGTCAGAAATATCCAGCGCGCTCAAGCAACAATTGGGGGCAGAGGTAGGGCCGGATTTTATTATAATCAAAAAGCCAATCAAAGAGGCAGGAGAGCATAGTGTAGAAATAAAGTTTACCCCGGAGATATTTTTTAATATTAAAATAAGAATAACAGGTACTAAATAA
- a CDS encoding sugar phosphate nucleotidyltransferase, which translates to MKGIILAGGEGTRLRPLTYVTNKHLLPVYDKPMIYYPIETLVSAGIKDIMIVSGKGHAGHFLELLRSGEEFGARFSYGVQEKPGGIAQALGLCDDFADNDKIVVMLGDNILEDNIKEAVDDFARREKGAKIFLKEVENPKSFGVAEVNGDKIVSIVEKPAEPKSNLAVIGLYMYDNQVWEVIKTLKPSGRGELEITDVNNFYVKQGTMTFSKLTGWWGDGGESFDSLLKAAELAAEREKNKK; encoded by the coding sequence ATGAAAGGCATCATACTCGCAGGAGGCGAGGGGACGCGGTTGCGGCCGTTAACTTATGTCACTAATAAGCACTTATTGCCGGTTTATGATAAGCCCATGATTTATTATCCGATTGAAACTTTGGTTAGCGCCGGAATCAAAGATATTATGATTGTCTCGGGCAAAGGACACGCGGGGCACTTTTTAGAATTACTCCGTTCCGGCGAGGAATTCGGCGCGAGGTTCTCCTATGGCGTGCAGGAAAAGCCGGGCGGCATCGCCCAGGCGCTCGGGTTGTGCGATGATTTTGCCGATAACGATAAAATCGTGGTAATGCTGGGCGATAATATCTTAGAGGATAATATCAAGGAAGCAGTGGACGATTTTGCCAGACGAGAGAAGGGCGCCAAGATATTTTTGAAAGAAGTGGAGAATCCAAAATCGTTTGGCGTAGCGGAAGTAAACGGAGACAAAATTGTCAGTATAGTGGAAAAGCCGGCCGAGCCCAAGAGCAATTTGGCGGTCATCGGACTATATATGTATGACAATCAGGTTTGGGAAGTGATTAAAACCCTCAAGCCCTCGGGCCGGGGGGAATTGGAAATTACAGACGTCAATAATTTTTACGTCAAGCAGGGGACCATGACCTTTTCCAAACTTACGGGCTGGTGGGGAGATGGCGGTGAAAGTTTTGACAGTTTGCTCAAAGCCGCGGAGCTGGCGGCCGAAAGAGAAAAAAATAAAAAATAG
- a CDS encoding S41 family peptidase → MQFQYQPSRSPKKGWWCGVSIYVVVTLVLFSFVAGLLVNEYRWKIETQKGADIAGGAVVNVEKNKTPEFLSKDVDFNLFWQLWEAIKIRYINKDILDTKLFYGALAGMVASLGDPHSVFFDPETTEKFTKELSGSFEGIGAEIGIKNNHLTVIAPLPDTPADKAGIRTGDVILAIDNMDASGISLDYAISIIRGKSGTNVILKITREEFTEPKDFTITRGVINIVSVKYEMKDYHGKKIAYIEINQFIEDTVERFDKAVRWALEENPDGLIIDLRGNPGGFLDGAVRVASEWVDGELVVTEKFGDGSIKEYKSPSRARLKDYKTMVLINEGSASGSEIVAGALQDYGLATLIGKKTFGKGSVQEMETFTDGSAVKLTVAKWLTPKGREIDQLGIDPDIEIDLTKDDFNNDNDPQLDKALEILAP, encoded by the coding sequence ATGCAATTTCAATATCAGCCCAGTCGGTCGCCGAAAAAGGGGTGGTGGTGCGGAGTTTCCATTTACGTGGTGGTGACTTTAGTTTTGTTTAGTTTTGTCGCCGGTCTCTTGGTTAATGAATATCGCTGGAAAATAGAAACGCAGAAAGGCGCTGATATTGCCGGCGGGGCGGTGGTAAATGTTGAAAAAAATAAAACGCCGGAATTTTTATCTAAAGACGTGGATTTTAATTTATTCTGGCAATTATGGGAGGCGATAAAAATAAGGTATATAAATAAAGATATTCTTGACACCAAATTATTTTATGGCGCTTTGGCCGGAATGGTGGCATCTTTGGGCGATCCGCATTCGGTATTTTTTGACCCGGAAACGACCGAAAAATTCACCAAAGAACTTTCCGGAAGTTTTGAGGGTATCGGCGCGGAAATCGGGATAAAAAATAATCATCTCACGGTTATCGCTCCCTTGCCCGATACTCCGGCGGACAAGGCGGGCATTCGAACTGGCGATGTAATTTTAGCAATTGATAATATGGATGCCTCCGGTATTTCTTTGGATTATGCCATCTCAATTATTCGCGGGAAATCCGGTACCAATGTCATCCTGAAGATAACCCGCGAGGAATTTACCGAACCGAAGGATTTTACTATTACTCGCGGAGTGATTAATATTGTGAGTGTTAAATATGAGATGAAAGATTATCACGGCAAGAAGATCGCTTATATAGAAATTAATCAATTTATTGAAGACACGGTGGAACGTTTTGACAAAGCGGTTAGATGGGCGCTGGAAGAAAATCCCGATGGTTTAATTATCGATTTGCGGGGCAACCCCGGGGGATTTTTGGACGGCGCCGTGAGAGTCGCTTCGGAGTGGGTAGACGGCGAATTGGTAGTGACGGAGAAATTCGGCGATGGGAGCATTAAAGAGTACAAATCTCCTTCGAGGGCGCGTCTTAAGGATTATAAGACAATGGTGTTAATTAATGAGGGCAGCGCTTCCGGTTCTGAAATTGTCGCCGGTGCTTTACAGGATTATGGCTTAGCCACGCTGATTGGCAAAAAAACCTTCGGCAAGGGGTCGGTGCAGGAAATGGAAACTTTTACAGATGGTTCAGCGGTCAAATTGACCGTGGCTAAATGGCTTACTCCCAAGGGGAGAGAAATCGACCAGCTGGGAATTGACCCGGATATAGAAATTGATTTGACTAAAGACGATTTCAATAATGATAATGACCCACAACTTGATAAAGCCCTTGAAATTTTAGCCCCTTAG
- the rfbD gene encoding dTDP-4-dehydrorhamnose reductase has protein sequence MKILIIGAKGMLGQYLAEVFSGEELFLWDREEIDITDEKQAREKITKLTPDLIINAAAYNAVDKCEEEEGFAIAKKVNGEAPGYLAKIAKEVGSVFVHYSSDYVFDGSKEEGYKENDEPSPVNKYGESKLMGEREVQKYGDRYYILRTCKLFGNPASSAEAKKSFVDLMLQLAGERDKLEVVDEEYASPTYALDLAKRTKEIVDGGYPWGIYHATNDDACTWYEFAKEIFKIKNIDIKVEPVNSDKFPRLARRPKFSVLLNTKLPEMRSWREALREYLKQ, from the coding sequence ATGAAAATACTAATCATCGGCGCGAAAGGAATGCTGGGGCAGTACTTGGCGGAAGTTTTTTCCGGCGAGGAACTTTTTTTATGGGATAGAGAAGAAATTGATATCACCGATGAAAAGCAAGCGCGAGAAAAGATTACAAAATTAACACCTGATTTAATTATTAACGCCGCGGCTTATAATGCCGTTGATAAATGCGAGGAAGAAGAAGGATTTGCCATTGCTAAAAAAGTAAATGGCGAGGCGCCGGGATATTTGGCAAAAATAGCCAAAGAAGTTGGTTCTGTTTTCGTCCATTATAGCAGTGATTACGTTTTTGACGGCAGTAAGGAGGAGGGATATAAGGAAAATGACGAACCGAGTCCGGTTAATAAATATGGTGAGAGCAAATTGATGGGCGAACGGGAGGTTCAAAAATATGGTGATAGATACTATATTTTGCGTACTTGTAAATTATTCGGCAATCCCGCTTCCAGCGCCGAGGCCAAGAAAAGTTTTGTTGATTTAATGTTGCAATTGGCAGGGGAGCGTGATAAGCTGGAAGTCGTTGACGAGGAATATGCCAGTCCCACTTATGCTTTAGATTTAGCGAAGAGGACGAAAGAAATAGTTGATGGTGGTTATCCGTGGGGTATTTATCACGCGACAAACGACGATGCCTGCACGTGGTACGAATTTGCCAAAGAGATTTTTAAAATAAAAAATATAGATATAAAAGTTGAACCGGTCAATTCCGATAAATTTCCCCGCCTCGCCCGCCGTCCCAAATTTTCTGTTTTGTTAAACACCAAATTGCCGGAGATGAGGAGTTGGAGGGAGGCATTGAGGGAGTATTTAAAACAATAA
- the murA gene encoding UDP-N-acetylglucosamine 1-carboxyvinyltransferase → MSKFIIEGGYHLSGTIKAGGMKNAATPIIAATLLTAEECVLQNVPRIVDVEKMLEILRSLGGRAEWTGANELTICNKGVDLNDLDKQTVKSMRSSILLLGPLLARFGEVAIPEPGGCIIGNRPIDAHLYVLEKLGAKVEREDGLYNFSGKLKGAIIILPEFSVTATENAMMAAVFAAGITTIKIAAVEPHVEDLADFLNALGAKIKFAGNHVIEIEGVEKLKGAKHKIIPDQIEIGTFAVAAAATKSEVVIEDIIPEHLDLILLKLQSAGVKTELGKNFLKIIPSHNLKSFRLQALPYPGFPTDLQAPFGVLATQCAGTSLIHDPMYEGRMSYVGELVKMGANAIVADPHRVIITGPTPLYGQEIKSFDLRAGVTMIIAGLIARGQTIINEAEIVDRGYEKIEERLGNLGAKIKRI, encoded by the coding sequence ATGTCTAAATTTATTATTGAGGGAGGTTATCACCTTTCCGGCACAATTAAAGCGGGGGGGATGAAAAACGCGGCTACACCCATCATCGCCGCCACCCTGCTAACGGCCGAGGAGTGCGTTTTGCAAAATGTTCCCCGCATTGTTGACGTAGAAAAAATGTTGGAGATTCTCCGCAGTTTGGGCGGTCGCGCGGAATGGACCGGCGCTAACGAACTCACCATCTGCAACAAGGGGGTTGATTTGAACGATTTGGATAAGCAGACCGTGAAAAGCATGCGTTCTTCCATTTTGCTTTTGGGCCCGCTTTTGGCGAGATTCGGGGAAGTCGCTATTCCCGAACCGGGCGGTTGTATTATCGGCAACAGGCCGATTGACGCTCATCTGTATGTCTTGGAAAAGCTGGGAGCTAAAGTGGAGAGGGAGGACGGATTGTATAATTTTTCCGGCAAGCTAAAGGGCGCTATTATTATTTTACCAGAATTTTCAGTTACCGCAACTGAAAACGCGATGATGGCTGCCGTTTTTGCCGCAGGGATAACTACTATTAAAATCGCCGCCGTAGAGCCGCACGTTGAGGATTTAGCCGATTTTTTGAATGCTTTGGGAGCTAAAATAAAATTTGCCGGCAATCATGTTATTGAAATTGAGGGCGTAGAAAAATTAAAAGGCGCGAAGCATAAAATTATTCCTGACCAGATAGAGATAGGGACTTTTGCCGTGGCGGCGGCGGCGACCAAGAGCGAAGTCGTTATTGAAGATATTATTCCCGAGCATCTGGATTTGATTTTATTGAAATTACAGAGCGCGGGAGTAAAAACAGAGTTAGGCAAAAATTTTCTCAAAATTATTCCTTCGCATAATTTAAAATCTTTCCGATTGCAGGCGCTGCCTTACCCGGGTTTTCCGACGGACTTGCAGGCGCCTTTTGGAGTTTTGGCGACGCAGTGCGCCGGAACTTCGCTCATCCACGACCCGATGTATGAGGGGCGAATGAGTTATGTGGGCGAACTTGTTAAAATGGGAGCCAACGCCATTGTGGCTGACCCGCATCGCGTCATTATTACCGGCCCCACGCCTTTATACGGCCAGGAAATAAAAAGTTTTGATTTGCGCGCCGGCGTCACTATGATTATCGCCGGTCTTATCGCTCGCGGACAGACGATTATCAATGAAGCGGAAATAGTTGACAGGGGTTACGAAAAAATAGAAGAGCGATTAGGAAATTTGGGAGCGAAAATAAAAAGAATTTAA
- a CDS encoding nucleotidyltransferase family protein yields MQAIVLAAGRGERLRPLTEKIPKPLLPVNGQPLIYYSLKLLKNASITDVIINLYYLGDLIKRELGDGSQLGMCIVYSKEEEILDTGGGIKQAAEIGKIKDTFVVINSDILADIDLRRVVDFHRQKKALATMVLRKNDSDKQYPKILVDKESRVRDIKEISGYTDEAEEYMFTGIHVLEPQVLDYLKKEPASVIDTAYFGMLREGRPIYGFIHDGFWADLGTPEDYERVKETVETGKINFKYF; encoded by the coding sequence ATGCAAGCCATAGTTTTGGCGGCGGGACGGGGAGAGAGATTGCGTCCACTTACAGAAAAAATTCCCAAACCGCTTTTGCCGGTTAACGGTCAGCCGCTTATTTATTACTCGCTGAAACTTTTAAAAAACGCCAGCATTACCGACGTTATTATCAATTTATATTACTTAGGTGATTTGATAAAAAGGGAGCTGGGCGATGGCTCACAATTAGGAATGTGTATCGTTTATTCCAAAGAAGAGGAAATTTTAGACACCGGCGGCGGGATAAAACAAGCGGCAGAAATCGGTAAAATCAAAGATACTTTTGTGGTAATAAATAGCGATATTTTAGCTGATATTGATTTGCGCCGAGTCGTTGATTTCCACCGGCAGAAAAAAGCGCTGGCAACCATGGTATTGCGAAAAAATGATTCAGATAAACAGTATCCAAAAATTTTAGTCGATAAAGAAAGCAGAGTCCGCGACATCAAAGAAATATCCGGTTACACGGACGAGGCGGAAGAATATATGTTCACGGGAATCCATGTTTTAGAGCCGCAAGTTTTGGATTATCTGAAAAAAGAGCCGGCATCTGTAATTGACACTGCCTATTTTGGAATGTTGCGCGAAGGAAGGCCGATTTACGGTTTCATCCACGACGGCTTTTGGGCGGATTTGGGTACGCCGGAAGATTATGAGAGAGTGAAAGAGACGGTAGAGACAGGAAAGATTAATTTTAAATATTTTTAA
- a CDS encoding carboxypeptidase-like regulatory domain-containing protein — protein sequence MDLKTRRIIYSIFIAVFIIVAPFVVLYAAGYRYDWKRGKLLQTGGIYLIVKTPKTKIYLGGELIKETGIFFNNEVRLNNLLPNNYRLTVSKDGFYSWEKNLTVRSQETTFAEHINLFRQNQPREEIDEPSELINISPNQKYLIYSGIKREISGLWLWDKEKKSKELLYRINKNSLENLNYEELVKWSSDSKKILLAAPAAAGGNSHFVINAENPAEIILVENIAKQKFNAVFWVKNGSNSLYAISKNIIYEIDLPNNTVAQFITSENEGEIVDLWRENDDFYYTLLTDTETLLLKKNVWSGEQIILRLTANPYKFIAPGPKNIFSLYDDKNKEVLLIDKTTSEVLLQEKALGGEWEKTQERFLYYKNFELWFYEHKEDKNELISRYSQEIKKARWVPALDYITFLLGDALKIIELDGRDKRNFYNLADEIRANNFLLTENGETVYLSSDKDKGGGLYELVIQ from the coding sequence ATGGATTTAAAAACTCGTCGAATAATTTATTCAATTTTCATAGCGGTTTTCATTATTGTCGCGCCATTTGTTGTCCTTTACGCCGCGGGGTATCGCTACGACTGGAAACGGGGCAAACTTCTTCAAACTGGCGGAATTTATTTAATAGTTAAAACCCCAAAAACTAAAATATATCTTGGCGGAGAATTAATCAAAGAAACTGGCATATTTTTTAATAACGAAGTACGGCTAAACAATCTCCTGCCCAATAATTATCGCCTGACAGTGAGTAAAGACGGTTTTTATTCTTGGGAAAAAAATCTGACCGTCCGGAGTCAAGAAACCACCTTTGCCGAGCATATCAATCTTTTTCGGCAGAATCAGCCGCGGGAAGAAATAGATGAGCCGAGTGAGTTGATAAATATTTCTCCCAATCAAAAATATTTAATCTACTCCGGCATCAAAAGAGAAATATCGGGACTTTGGCTTTGGGATAAAGAAAAAAAATCCAAGGAATTATTATATCGGATAAATAAAAACTCGCTGGAAAATTTAAATTATGAAGAACTTGTCAAATGGTCCTCTGACAGCAAAAAAATTCTGCTCGCCGCACCAGCGGCGGCTGGCGGAAATTCTCATTTTGTTATTAATGCCGAAAATCCGGCTGAAATTATCCTCGTAGAGAATATCGCCAAGCAAAAATTTAATGCTGTTTTTTGGGTCAAAAACGGCAGTAATTCCCTTTACGCTATCAGTAAGAATATAATCTACGAAATTGACCTGCCTAACAATACTGTCGCCCAATTTATAACTTCAGAAAACGAAGGTGAAATTGTTGATTTATGGAGAGAAAATGACGATTTTTATTATACTTTGCTCACCGACACAGAGACATTGCTTCTCAAAAAAAATGTCTGGAGCGGAGAACAAATTATCCTACGCCTGACTGCCAATCCCTATAAATTTATCGCTCCCGGACCCAAAAATATCTTTTCTCTATACGACGATAAAAATAAAGAAGTGCTGCTCATAGATAAAACTACTTCGGAAGTTTTGCTTCAAGAAAAAGCGCTGGGCGGCGAATGGGAAAAAACGCAGGAAAGATTTTTGTATTACAAAAATTTTGAATTATGGTTTTACGAGCACAAAGAAGATAAAAACGAGCTTATTTCCCGCTACAGCCAAGAAATAAAAAAAGCCCGCTGGGTTCCGGCTTTGGATTATATCACGTTTCTTCTTGGCGATGCTCTTAAAATTATTGAACTTGACGGCAGGGATAAACGCAATTTTTATAATCTGGCGGATGAAATACGCGCCAATAATTTTCTCTTGACTGAAAACGGGGAAACGGTTTATCTAAGTTCCGACAAAGATAAGGGCGGCGGTTTATATGAATTGGTTATCCAATAA
- the rfbB gene encoding dTDP-glucose 4,6-dehydratase produces the protein MKILVTGGAGFIGSNFIHHIFKNHPDYKIINLDKLTYAGNLENLTAVEKNPNYEFVKGDIGDADLVNELVKDCDAIVHFAAESHVDRSIIDSGEFVKTNVLGTQVLLEAARINSRKRFHHISTDEVFGSLELDSPKKFNEKTPYDPRSPYSASKAAADHLVRSYFHTHALPITISHCSNSYGPYQFPEKVIPLFVTNLIEGKKVPVYGDGLNVRDWIYVDDHNRGVDLILHQGKIGETYCLGGDSEKSGIEITKKILELMGYGEEMIEYVKDRPGHDRRYAVDFSKIKNELGWEPRVDFETGLKETVEWYKTHESWWGNIKSGEYQNYYKKQYGG, from the coding sequence ATGAAAATACTCGTTACCGGAGGAGCGGGGTTTATTGGCTCCAATTTTATCCACCACATTTTCAAGAACCATCCTGATTATAAGATTATCAATCTGGATAAATTGACGTATGCCGGGAATTTGGAAAATTTAACGGCAGTTGAAAAAAATCCTAATTATGAATTTGTTAAGGGCGATATTGGAGACGCCGATTTAGTAAATGAACTAGTTAAGGATTGCGATGCCATTGTCCACTTTGCCGCCGAGTCGCACGTGGACCGTTCAATTATTGATTCGGGAGAGTTTGTAAAAACCAATGTATTGGGCACACAGGTTTTACTGGAAGCAGCGAGGATTAATAGCAGAAAAAGATTTCATCATATTTCCACCGATGAGGTTTTTGGCAGTTTAGAGCTTGATTCGCCTAAAAAATTTAATGAAAAAACGCCCTATGACCCGCGCAGCCCTTATTCGGCAAGCAAAGCGGCGGCGGACCATTTGGTCAGGTCATATTTTCACACGCACGCTTTGCCCATTACCATCTCCCATTGTTCAAATAGTTATGGTCCTTATCAATTCCCGGAAAAAGTTATTCCTTTGTTCGTCACCAATTTAATTGAGGGCAAAAAAGTTCCAGTTTATGGCGATGGGCTTAATGTCCGCGATTGGATTTACGTAGATGACCATAATCGTGGAGTGGATTTGATTTTACATCAAGGGAAAATTGGCGAGACCTACTGTCTGGGGGGGGATAGCGAAAAATCCGGTATAGAAATTACCAAGAAAATTTTAGAATTAATGGGCTATGGCGAAGAAATGATTGAGTATGTTAAAGACCGTCCGGGCCACGACCGCCGCTACGCCGTTGATTTTTCCAAAATTAAAAACGAACTGGGCTGGGAGCCGCGGGTAGATTTTGAAACCGGACTTAAAGAAACGGTAGAATGGTATAAAACCCATGAATCATGGTGGGGGAATATCAAATCCGGCGAGTATCAGAATTATTATAAAAAACAATACGGAGGATAA